Part of the Halorhabdus utahensis DSM 12940 genome, GTTTACGATCTCGTCAAAGCACATAGTGAGGGCGACGTCACAATTCGGCAAATCGCCGATCTCACGGACCTCGCTCCGGGAACGACATATGATCTCGTTGACGCGCTCTATTCGGTTCTCTCGCTTGGTGACGATGAATCGAGTCCGACGACATATACGCCAGCTGATTTCGATGCGGAAGGAAACGATTTGCTTGTGGAAATGGACGACGAGTGAATCTCGTAGTGATCGATGTATACTGCAAATATCGCCGACACAGTGATCTTCCGGAGTTTGGGAAAGCATCCCAATTCGCGACTAAAAGCGCTTGCGTCAGCCCTCGAAGAAGCGGGGACAGCGATCTGGGTTCCCCCAGCAGTGTACCACGAACTGACGGATCCAGCGAGTACTGACTCGCCGAGGAATCCATACCTGGATCCAGCGATCGAAGCGGGGTGGGTCCGGGTAGCGACACCACTTCCAGGGGATCGAAACGCTGGGTTCGATAGTCACGGCGACCCAGTCAAAAACGCACGCGTTGTCGCTGACGAGTTTCTCAATCAGCAGAGCAAGTATCCGGAAACGAACAACTGGCAGGACGCCGCGATCGTTGCCTTGGCAGTCCGCCTCTTTGAGGAGAACACACGAATCCGCGTGATAACCCACACGGCGGACCAGAATCTCGCACGAGCATGCGCCCGGATCCCGCCGGAGTTCGGCTACTACGATATCGAGTCCCGATATTACAACCCGCCACAGACAGCGAAGACCGAGTTTCCCACTGTCGATCAGCTCACGTGGCGTGGTCGATGATGCCGCCGGGATTCGGGTACGGATCAGCAGAACCGAAACCACTTCTCGAACTACTCGAACCGCCACCAGGGCCGGTATCTTGATTGTCCAGTCAGCCGAATGTGGCGTATGAGCAGGCTCCGCCGTCTCGGCTACAGTGCCGCCGTCGGGATCACCGTGTTCGCCTTGCTGTCGATCCCTGTCCTGGGCCAACTGTACGGCCCTGTCGTCTACCTGCCCGTCTACGCCCTCGTGGCGATCGTTGCCGGTGGTCTCACCTGGGCACTGCTTCGTCGCATCTCGACGGCGGACGAACGGGTGCAGGAAGCGATCGAGATAGAGCAGGGTCGGAGTCGGGACAATGCCGAGGAAGTGGACGTCGACGCCGAGATCGACCAGCTGAAAGACGAGGAGTGAGACGCACACGAAGCGTCCTGCACGACCGGATTGTCGGCGAATCACGGATGCTACCCTGTGACACCGCCAGATGAAGATGCGGTGAATCTAGTCGCGGCTTCACGTGAACAACGCGTAAACCCGCATGCTCATCCTGCCCCGTCGCTTGCGACGTCAACCCAGAGCGCGAGCCACCGGTAGGCCGACTCCGTCGAGGGATCGGCCGGTGGGTCACCGCGATACACCTGGTAGGTGAGTCGAAGATCGTCGCCGGCGAAGGGCGGCGCAACCGTGTGCTCCTGCAGCCAGGTCTCGTTGTGGGCCAGCGAGGTGCGGAAGCGATCGAGTTCGACGGCCCGATCGACGCGGATCGACATGTTGGTCGCCCGCGTCGCGTTCTGTGCAGTCCGATTGACCCGGGTCGAGCCATTTTCGAGCAACGTCACCTCCTGGAGTTCGACTACGATGGTGTAGTTGGTCGGCTCGTGCTCGTGGTTGGACACGCCGACGAGCAGTGACTGGGGTTCGCCGACGGTGAAGTTCGTCGGATAGTTGTCCGCAACGAGGTCGCCATCGTCGGATTCCGTCAGCAGGTACGCTTCAGTGAACGCTTCGCCCTGTTTCGGGACGGCGACGGCGTAGGCCACACTCGCTGTCGCGAGCAGAATACTAATGACGAGCAAGACATTCAACGCAGCGTCCGTCCGGCTGTTCGG contains:
- a CDS encoding DUF1616 domain-containing protein, encoding MAHGSDWRLLLPENVRRLPFDLAFVFAFVGAVNLSVFLPFVQDTPLRVVFGLPFVLFIPGYAFIAALFPERGQRAVDTEDTADESHAAPSTAEGGIDGIERVALSFGLSIAIVPLLGLVLNFTPFGIRLVPIMVTVSIFTIVTGAIAAYRRQELPPEERFRVPYRQWIDSAGEELFEPNSRTDAALNVLLVISILLATASVAYAVAVPKQGEAFTEAYLLTESDDGDLVADNYPTNFTVGEPQSLLVGVSNHEHEPTNYTIVVELQEVTLLENGSTRVNRTAQNATRATNMSIRVDRAVELDRFRTSLAHNETWLQEHTVAPPFAGDDLRLTYQVYRGDPPADPSTESAYRWLALWVDVASDGAG